Proteins co-encoded in one Oreochromis aureus strain Israel breed Guangdong linkage group 3, ZZ_aureus, whole genome shotgun sequence genomic window:
- the LOC116332148 gene encoding butyrophilin-like protein 2 isoform X2: protein MRAVGVLLCFSVFTGVFMEDKEAPRFQACLGLEVYEGAESVMLPCQVPEDVYRDATAVVWDRKDLSIPTVHLRLLSGDDLTKQNVIYFNRTSMRANALQTGDLSLTLRNPIVNDTGTYTCTIRKYGQDQSKTHLQLKVAVVQVTAEPGDESVVLTCRSTVQPLPDGAKVEWKDRNERKVHIYQKDSEQAEKLHRRYRNRTEMKKDPQKTGDLSLTLKYPTNTDRDTYTCTVYGREGKELMEKQVELKIKECQVEVVEGVESVLLPFKTTENLPEDSDVEWKRHEPEYMKVYVYENGSDRPDKQDDHYRGRTEMKKDLLNTGDLSLTLGHPTVGDSGRYACEVNSKGAWRYKRVWLTVKERDQVQDQAEDNNTIEMTPLMDQQSA, encoded by the exons ATGAGAGCTGTCGgtgttttgctgtgcttttctgtgtttacgGGAGTCTTCATGGAGGATAAAGAAGCCCCACG ttttcaagcATGTCTCGGGCTTGAGGTGTATGAGGGGGCAGAGTCTGTcatgctgccctgtcaggtACCAGAGGATGTTTACCGGGACGCCACAGCAGTGGTTTGGGACCGCAAGGACCTCAGCATCCCAACAGTCCATCTGCGTCTGCTGAGCGGGGATGATCTCACGAAACAGAATGTTATTTACTTCAACCGAACATCGATGAGAGCCAACGCTCTGCAgactggagacctcagcctCACTCTGAGGAACCCCATAGTCAATGACACCggcacctacacctgcaccatcCGCAAATATGGACAAGATCAGAGCAAGACCCATTTGCAACTGAAGGTGGCAG TCGTTCAGGTCACAGCAGAACCAGGTGATGAGTCCGTTGTGCTGACCTGCAGAAGCACAGTTCAGCCCCTGCCTGATGgtgctaaagtggagtggaaggacaGAAATGAGAGGAAGGTCCACATATATCAGAAAGACTCTGAGCAGGCTGAAAAACTGCACAGACGTTACAGAAACCGAACAGAGATGAAGAAAGACCCGCAGAagactggagacctcagtctgaccctgaaataccccacaaaCACAGATAGagacacctacacctgcaccgtctacggCAGGGAGGGAAAAGAACTAATGGAGAAACAGGTGGAGCTGAAAATCAAAG agtgtcaggtggaggtggtggagggggtggagtctgtcctgctgcccttCAAAACCACAGAAAACCTGCCTGAGGACAGTGATGTGGAGTGGAAACGCCATGAACCCGAATACATGAAGGTCTAtgtgtatgagaacggctctgaccggCCCGACAAACAGGACGACCATTACAGAGGTCGCACTGAGATGAAGAAAGACCTGCTGAacactggagacctcagtctgaccctgggACACCCCACAGTGGGAGATAGTGGGAGATACGCCTGTGAGGTCAACAGCAAGGGGGCCTGGAGATACAAGAGGGTGTGGCTCACAGTTAAAG agAGAGATCAGGTCCAGGATCAAGCCGAGGACAACAACACTATTGAAATGACTCCTCTGATGGACCAACAATCAGCTTAA
- the LOC116332144 gene encoding NACHT, LRR and PYD domains-containing protein 12-like, producing the protein MMSEDLLNTLEDLGDEEFNKFKWFLQQTDVIQGPMTIKKSRLETTSRWDTVDLMVQTYRLSGAVEVTRRVLERISRNDLLLSLSVIRSRPEVNVSDLTSQTQAPLPQTEDVMVPVPEPQPITHYQQMLQSNFQDKFMCAQEGWAEDIQRLADIYTELYITAGYDIHINIQHEVRQIEKAWKPEETEKAVKPTDIFKHPSGEYRPIKTVMTNGIAGIGKTFLVHKFVLDWAEQRSNQDVHLVFPFTFRQLNRLKGEKFSLAELIHECIPETVGITEEALNYIFKDIQSSGITNYDKSKFKLLFVFDGLDESRLHLDFHSEDIRSVDVTKSTKTDVLLRKLINGKLLRSAHIWITTRPAAANQIPREFISSTTEVRGFTDPQKEEYFRKRFKGKEQAVKIISHIKTTGSLHIMCHIPVFCWITATVLEDVLKTRGGQLPKTLTEMYAEFLVFQIDRTKEKYGPQKSIEYIKSLAKLAFQQLDKGNLIFYEKDLRKSSTDVSEASVCSGVFTEIFKEERGRKGKDEMFSFVHLSVQEFLAALYVRMSLNNSNINVMPLPQPSLKNLRLLLSKTSSKKIHRISIDRALQSPNGHLDLFLRFLLGLSLQTNQDKLQDLLMTKDSGTETNRKTVQYIKKKLNENLSPDRCINLFHCLNELNDRSLVEEIQQSLSSGSLSTDQLSSAQWSALVFILLSSEKDLDVFDLKKYSASEEALLRLLPVVKASHRALLSGCNLSERSCGAMLSVISSRSTNLRELDLNNNDLWDSGVKLLSVGLESLHCTLEALRLSGCLITQDGCTSLVLALNSNPSHLRELDLSYNHPGDSGMKLLSSLLDDPRWRLNTLRLDHGGQHRLKPGLRKYSCDLKLDTNSVHRKLKLSDNNRRVTAVTEEQPYPDHPERFEYWLQLLCTNGLTGRCYWEVEWSGEVHISVTYRGVTGRGGSNDSRFGVNSQSWSLRCSGADQYSVCHNNRRTDLSFSSSSSSSSVSNRVAVYVDCPAGTLSFYRVSSDTLIHLHTFNTTFTQTLYPGFWLLSYGSSVSLCSL; encoded by the exons atgatgtcagaggacCTTTTAAACACTCTGGAAGATCTGGGAGATGAAGAGTTTAATAAATTCAAGTGGTTCCTACAGCAGACCGATGTCATTCAAGGCCCCATGACCATCAAGAAGAGCCGACTGGAAACAACAAGCAGGTGGGACACCGTGGACCTGATGGTGCAGACCTACAGACTTTCTGGAGCTGTTGAGGTGACCAGAAGGGTTTTAGAGAGGATCAGCAGGAATGACCTGCTGCTCAGTTTGTCTGTTATCAGGTCCAGACCCGAAG TGAATGTCAGTGATTTGACCTCTCAGACTCaggctcctcttcctcagactGAAG ATGTGATGGTTCCAGTACCAGAGCCTCAACCCATCACGCATTACCAACAGATGCTTCAATCAAACTTCCAGGACAAGTTTATGTGTGCACAAGAAGGGTGGGCAGAAGATATACAGCGTCTGGCTgatatctacacagaactatacatcACAGCTGGGTATGACATACATATCAACATACAGCATGAGGTCCGGCAGATTGAAAAGGCATGGAAGCCGGAAGAAACAGAGAAAGCTGTTAAACCCACAGACATATTCAAACATCCTTCTGGAGAATACAGACCCATTAAAACAGTGATGACCAATGGAATCGCAGGAATTGGAAAAACTTTCCTTGTTCACAAGTTTGTGTTGGACTGGGCTGAACAAAGATCCAATCAAGATGTGCATCTGGTTTTCCCCTTCACCTTCCGTCAGCTGAATCGACTGAAGGGAGAAAAGTTCAGTTTGGCAGAGCTCATTCATGAATGTATCCCAGAAACTGTAGGCATCACAGAGGAGGCTCTTAATTACATCTTTAAAGATATTCAGTCATCGGGAATCACCAACTATGACAAAAGTAAATTCAaacttctgtttgtgtttgatgGGCTGGATGAGAGCCGCCTTCATCTCGACTTTCATTCTGAAGATATTCGCTCTGTCGATGTAACAAAGTCAACTAAAACAGATGTCTTGTTGAGAAAACTCATCAATGGAAAATTACTACGCTCTGCTCAcatctggataaccacacggcctgcagcagccaatcagatccctcgagagtttatcagcagcacaacagaggtcagagggttcactgacccacagaaggaggagtacttcaggaagagattcaaagGTAAGGAGCAAGCTGTCaaaatcatctcccacatcaagacaacaggaagcctccacatcatgtgccatatcccagtcttctgctggatcactgctacagttctagaagatgtgctgaaaaccagaggaggacagctgcccaagaccctgactgagatgtatgCAGAGTTCCTGGTGTTTCAGATTGATCGGACAAAAGAAAAGTATGGCCCACAGAAAAGCATTGAATACATTAAGTCATTAGCAAAACTTGCCTTTCAGCAACTGGACAAGGgcaacctgatcttctatgaaaaAGATCTGAGAAAGAGCAGCACTGATGTTAGTGAAGCCTCGGTAtgctcaggagtgttcacagaGATCTTCAAAGAAGAGCGAGGAAGGAAAGGGAAAGATGAGATGTTCAGCTTtgtccatctgagtgttcaggagtttctggctgctctttaTGTAAGGATGTCACTTAATAACAGCAACATAAATGTCATGCCTTTACCACAACCATCACTGAAAAACCTTCGACTGCTTTTAAGTAAGACATCTTCAAAGAAGATCCACAGGATTTCCATTGACAGGGCCTtgcagagtccaaatggacacctggacttatTCCttcgcttcctcctgggtctatcactgcagaccaatcaggatAAACTGCAGGACCTGTTAATGACGAAAGATAGTGGCACAGAGACCAATCGGAAAACAGTCCAatacatcaagaagaagctcaaTGAGAATCTGTCTCCAGACAGatgcatcaatctgttccactgtctgaatgagcTAAATGATCGTTCTctggtggaggagatccaacagtccctgagttcaggaagtctctccacagatcaACTGTCttctgctcagtggtcagctctggtcttcatcttactgtcatcagaaaaagatctggatgtgtttgacctgaagaaatactctgcttcagaggaggctcttctgaggctgttGCCAGTTGTCAAAGCCTCCCACAGAGCTCT GCTAAGTGGCTGCAATCTGTCAGAAAGAAGTTGTGGAGCTATGTTATCAGTCATCAGCTCACGGTCGACTAATCTAAGAGAACTGGACCTGAATAACAATGACCTGTGGGATTCTGGAGTGAAGCTGCTGTCTGTGGGATTGGAGAGTCTACACTGTACACTGGAGGCTCTGAG GCtctcaggctgtctgatcactcAGGATGGTTGTACTTCTCTGGTATTAGCTCTGAACTCCAACCCCTCACATTTGAGAGAGCtagacctgagctacaatcatccaggagactcaggcATGAAGCTGCTGTCTAGCTTACTGGATGATCCACGCTGGAGACTGAACACTCTTAG GCTGGACCATGGTGGACAGCACAGGCTGAAACCTGGTCTGAggaagt ATTCCTGTGATCTTAAACTGGACACAAACTCAGTGCACAGAAAACTTAAACTGTCCGACAACAACAGAAGAGTGACGGCAGTAACAGAGGAGCAGCCTTATCCTGATCACCCAGAGAGGTTTGAGTACTGGCTTCAGCTGCTGTGTacaaatggtctgactggtcgctgttactgggaggttgaGTGGAGCGGAGAGGTTCACATTTCAGTGACTTACAGAGGAGTCACAGGGAGAGGAGGCAGCAATGACAGCAGGTTTGGAGTAAACAGTCAGTCGTGGAGTTTGAGGTGCTCCGGTGCTGATCAGTACTCTGTGTGTCACAATAACAGGAGAACAGacctctccttctcctcctcctcctcctcctcctctgtctctaacagagtagcagtgtatgtggactgtcctgctggcactctgtccttctacagagtctcctctgacactctgatccacctccacaccttcaacaccacattcactcaaactctttatcctgggttctGGTTATTGTCATATGGTTCTTCAGTGTCTCTTTGCTCTCTGTAG
- the LOC116332148 gene encoding uncharacterized protein LOC116332148 isoform X1, whose product MRAVGVLLCFSVFTGVFMEDKEAPRFQACLGLEVYEGAESVMLPCQVPEDVYRDATAVVWDRKDLSIPTVHLRLLSGDDLTKQNVIYFNRTSMRANALQTGDLSLTLRNPIVNDTGTYTCTIRKYGQDQSKTHLQLKVAERPPPGPTPPPVWPKVVSGVLVPVVLLAVGFGVFMYFRYKKLKNKEVVQVTAEPGDESVVLTCRSTVQPLPDGAKVEWKDRNERKVHIYQKDSEQAEKLHRRYRNRTEMKKDPQKTGDLSLTLKYPTNTDRDTYTCTVYGREGKELMEKQVELKIKECQVEVVEGVESVLLPFKTTENLPEDSDVEWKRHEPEYMKVYVYENGSDRPDKQDDHYRGRTEMKKDLLNTGDLSLTLGHPTVGDSGRYACEVNSKGAWRYKRVWLTVKERDQVQDQAEDNNTIEMTPLMDQQSA is encoded by the exons ATGAGAGCTGTCGgtgttttgctgtgcttttctgtgtttacgGGAGTCTTCATGGAGGATAAAGAAGCCCCACG ttttcaagcATGTCTCGGGCTTGAGGTGTATGAGGGGGCAGAGTCTGTcatgctgccctgtcaggtACCAGAGGATGTTTACCGGGACGCCACAGCAGTGGTTTGGGACCGCAAGGACCTCAGCATCCCAACAGTCCATCTGCGTCTGCTGAGCGGGGATGATCTCACGAAACAGAATGTTATTTACTTCAACCGAACATCGATGAGAGCCAACGCTCTGCAgactggagacctcagcctCACTCTGAGGAACCCCATAGTCAATGACACCggcacctacacctgcaccatcCGCAAATATGGACAAGATCAGAGCAAGACCCATTTGCAACTGAAGGTGGCAG AACGTCCTCCTCCTGGTCCCACTCCTCCTCCAGTCTGGCCCAAAGTTGTCTCGGGTGTCCTGGTTCCTGTGGTTCTCCTGGCTGTTGGCTTTGGTGTCTTCATGTATTTTAGATATAAAAAGTTAAAGAACAAAGAAG TCGTTCAGGTCACAGCAGAACCAGGTGATGAGTCCGTTGTGCTGACCTGCAGAAGCACAGTTCAGCCCCTGCCTGATGgtgctaaagtggagtggaaggacaGAAATGAGAGGAAGGTCCACATATATCAGAAAGACTCTGAGCAGGCTGAAAAACTGCACAGACGTTACAGAAACCGAACAGAGATGAAGAAAGACCCGCAGAagactggagacctcagtctgaccctgaaataccccacaaaCACAGATAGagacacctacacctgcaccgtctacggCAGGGAGGGAAAAGAACTAATGGAGAAACAGGTGGAGCTGAAAATCAAAG agtgtcaggtggaggtggtggagggggtggagtctgtcctgctgcccttCAAAACCACAGAAAACCTGCCTGAGGACAGTGATGTGGAGTGGAAACGCCATGAACCCGAATACATGAAGGTCTAtgtgtatgagaacggctctgaccggCCCGACAAACAGGACGACCATTACAGAGGTCGCACTGAGATGAAGAAAGACCTGCTGAacactggagacctcagtctgaccctgggACACCCCACAGTGGGAGATAGTGGGAGATACGCCTGTGAGGTCAACAGCAAGGGGGCCTGGAGATACAAGAGGGTGTGGCTCACAGTTAAAG agAGAGATCAGGTCCAGGATCAAGCCGAGGACAACAACACTATTGAAATGACTCCTCTGATGGACCAACAATCAGCTTAA